In the genome of Thermococcus sp., one region contains:
- a CDS encoding DUF2666 domain-containing protein, producing MKVEEHVAFTARHRKWEVAKRLTDMEGEKIAHFLAGVSNTVNAHIGDYLRDAMDVDGIRSLAEELRKESLSDTVVALKSPGTARKLGNFVNEDDKKLKKLLVDVSKAYLVRETLRPILPVDYPEGLLKGVDVEFPFEDEHINFTAKHGRWIVVKRLIIDEKTPMLDVARLLASINETTTLKIPVYAEIDIEGIEGEFSAFKKVKKSDIPKVIEVYEAFEPSLYADEPFEEHAKIYALRVALDKIGLSLDVPAKSLEKYLEKKG from the coding sequence ATGAAGGTTGAGGAGCATGTAGCGTTTACAGCTCGACATCGGAAGTGGGAAGTTGCAAAAAGGCTCACAGATATGGAGGGTGAGAAGATAGCCCATTTTCTGGCGGGTGTTTCCAACACAGTTAACGCTCACATTGGCGATTATCTTAGAGACGCCATGGACGTTGACGGAATACGGAGTTTAGCCGAGGAGCTGAGGAAGGAAAGCCTTTCCGATACTGTTGTTGCTCTCAAGTCGCCGGGAACGGCCAGAAAACTCGGTAACTTTGTAAATGAGGACGATAAAAAGCTTAAGAAACTCCTTGTGGACGTTTCCAAGGCCTACCTCGTCAGGGAAACGCTTAGACCTATCCTCCCCGTCGATTATCCTGAGGGACTCCTTAAGGGGGTTGATGTGGAATTTCCCTTCGAGGATGAGCACATCAACTTCACGGCCAAACACGGTCGCTGGATAGTGGTTAAGAGGCTCATAATAGACGAAAAAACGCCAATGCTCGATGTGGCAAGGCTTCTGGCGAGCATAAACGAGACAACCACACTCAAGATACCGGTTTATGCGGAGATAGACATTGAAGGGATTGAGGGAGAGTTTTCAGCGTTTAAGAAGGTTAAAAAGTCGGACATACCCAAGGTTATCGAAGTTTACGAGGCCTTTGAACCGTCGCTTTACGCAGACGAGCCCTTCGAGGAGCATGCCAAAATCTACGCTCTTCGCGTGGCACTCGATAAAATTGGACTTAGCCTTGACGTTCCTGCCAAATCCCTTGAGAAGTACCTCGAAAAGAAAGGATGA
- a CDS encoding RidA family protein, translating into MEKRVVYTEKAPKPIGPYSQAVLVEGGKFLFVSGQIPIDPATGEIVGETIEEQAERAIRNMLAIVEEAGGSVENIVKVTAFLSDINDYPKFNEVYEKFFSKSKPARAVVEAANLPKGVKVEIECVAVL; encoded by the coding sequence ATGGAGAAGAGGGTTGTCTATACTGAAAAAGCCCCTAAACCGATTGGGCCATACAGCCAGGCGGTTCTGGTTGAGGGAGGAAAGTTTCTCTTCGTTTCTGGCCAGATACCAATTGACCCCGCAACGGGTGAGATAGTTGGGGAAACGATAGAGGAGCAGGCAGAGAGGGCAATAAGGAACATGCTCGCCATAGTTGAGGAAGCCGGGGGAAGCGTTGAGAACATAGTTAAGGTCACGGCCTTCCTGAGCGACATAAATGACTATCCCAAGTTTAACGAGGTCTACGAGAAGTTTTTCTCAAAGTCCAAGCCGGCCCGAGCCGTGGTTGAGGCAGCAAACCTACCCAAAGGAGTAAAAGTTGAGATTGAATGTGTCGCAGTTCTCTGA
- a CDS encoding Mov34/MPN/PAD-1 family protein has product MKVRIRRELLEYLLELARNAYPNEFAGFLREKNGIFEEVLIAPNPRTGPSSIFFDTWMLPYDETIKGTVHSHPSPAPWPSEGDLEFFSKFGGVHLIIAWPFTLESVRAYSSDGFELPLEIVD; this is encoded by the coding sequence ATGAAAGTTCGAATTAGGAGAGAGCTACTCGAATATCTCCTGGAGCTGGCAAGAAATGCTTACCCAAACGAGTTCGCCGGGTTTCTCAGGGAGAAAAACGGAATCTTTGAGGAAGTGTTAATAGCCCCCAACCCCAGAACTGGCCCGAGCAGTATCTTTTTCGATACGTGGATGCTCCCCTATGATGAAACCATAAAGGGAACTGTCCATTCGCATCCGAGCCCAGCTCCATGGCCATCAGAGGGGGATTTGGAGTTTTTCTCTAAGTTCGGAGGAGTTCATCTCATAATAGCCTGGCCCTTCACCCTTGAAAGTGTCAGGGCGTATTCGAGTGACGGTTTTGAATTGCCCCTCGAGATTGTGGACTGA
- a CDS encoding metalloregulator ArsR/SmtB family transcription factor — MKVRELFERLDERQKKSITKCIERCGIPELEAEVEPSVEEPVVEFLKVLSNPLRLAILKLVRDNWLCVCLISGALGQDQTLISHHLRTLKSLNLIEERKEGRMRFYRARKDVLEEYLSKVRGELLGE; from the coding sequence GTGAAGGTTAGGGAGCTCTTTGAAAGGCTTGACGAAAGACAGAAGAAGAGCATAACAAAATGTATTGAGAGATGCGGGATTCCAGAGCTCGAAGCTGAGGTGGAGCCAAGTGTTGAGGAACCTGTTGTTGAATTCCTTAAGGTGCTCTCAAATCCGTTGAGACTTGCCATTCTCAAGCTGGTTCGTGATAACTGGCTCTGCGTTTGTCTGATTTCAGGGGCTCTTGGCCAAGACCAAACGCTCATAAGCCACCATCTCAGAACTCTAAAGTCATTAAACCTGATTGAAGAAAGAAAAGAAGGCAGAATGAGATTTTACCGGGCGAGAAAAGACGTCCTTGAGGAATACCTGTCCAAGGTTAGGGGGGAACTTCTCGGTGAATGA
- a CDS encoding MazG nucleotide pyrophosphohydrolase domain-containing protein has protein sequence MNEWQELVDELIAELGGYWKPFEMLAALMEELGELADAMLGYEGVKGKATKDNLQEELGDVLFALLCIANHYGVDAGEALRASVGKYRSRDSKQLVRKLSTSM, from the coding sequence GTGAATGAGTGGCAGGAGTTGGTTGATGAGCTCATAGCTGAGCTCGGGGGTTACTGGAAGCCCTTTGAAATGCTCGCCGCGCTTATGGAGGAACTCGGTGAGCTCGCGGATGCCATGCTCGGTTACGAGGGGGTTAAAGGGAAGGCCACCAAAGATAATCTTCAAGAAGAGCTTGGGGATGTGCTTTTTGCACTCCTTTGTATAGCCAATCATTACGGCGTAGATGCCGGGGAGGCCCTTAGGGCCAGTGTGGGGAAATACCGGTCGAGAGATTCAAAACAGTTGGTTCGAAAACTTAGTACTAGCATGTGA
- a CDS encoding Lrp/AsnC family transcriptional regulator, translating into MGDKITAIDLRILKLLAKNARLTYKELAELLGTTRQRISRRMNRLEQNGIVLKYTVIPNYDALGYIHVILGVTVRPDVDVGEVIATLKEDDNVKIIQRALGSHNLVLHIIGPKDMRELEKIITSITKKIPGIEHLDITFVTETVKFEAL; encoded by the coding sequence ATGGGCGATAAAATAACTGCCATAGACCTCCGAATTTTAAAGTTGCTTGCCAAGAATGCCCGCCTTACCTATAAGGAGCTTGCTGAACTCCTCGGGACAACCAGGCAGAGGATTTCAAGGAGGATGAACAGGCTTGAACAGAATGGTATAGTTCTTAAATACACTGTCATACCCAACTACGATGCTCTCGGTTATATTCATGTTATCCTTGGTGTTACCGTTAGGCCTGATGTTGATGTTGGTGAAGTTATTGCAACGCTAAAGGAGGACGACAACGTCAAAATAATCCAGCGTGCGCTTGGTTCCCACAATCTTGTCCTCCATATAATCGGTCCAAAGGACATGAGGGAGCTGGAGAAGATAATAACCAGCATCACCAAAAAGATACCGGGAATAGAACACCTCGATATAACCTTCGTCACGGAGACCGTTAAGTTCGAGGCCCTTTGA
- a CDS encoding DUF92 domain-containing protein — translation MAGSLTMDVTVVAVLGLGSYYLGALDGRGAFSASLLGLAVIELGGAYPFLALLTFVVMGVLATKYRYKEKKKKGLAQSNGGVRSWGNVLGNGLAVVLFLVLEKLSMMDTFWAAVFASIATVNGDTLASELGKVFGKKPRLITNLRPTKPGANGAISFEGELFALLGVFVIALFALPLTAYKARMLFAVVIGGFIGVNLDSLIGATLENREVTDNNSTNFLASLLGGLAGAGVFYLLGG, via the coding sequence ATGGCTGGAAGTCTAACCATGGACGTTACAGTGGTTGCAGTGCTTGGCCTGGGTTCATACTATCTTGGAGCTCTTGATGGCAGGGGGGCTTTCTCTGCATCGTTACTGGGCCTTGCCGTCATTGAACTCGGTGGAGCCTACCCGTTTCTGGCGTTGCTCACTTTCGTCGTTATGGGAGTTCTCGCCACGAAATACCGTTACAAGGAAAAGAAGAAAAAAGGCCTCGCCCAGTCGAACGGAGGTGTTAGAAGCTGGGGAAATGTTCTCGGCAACGGCCTTGCTGTGGTTCTCTTCCTCGTCCTTGAGAAACTGTCTATGATGGATACATTCTGGGCGGCCGTTTTTGCGTCCATAGCTACCGTAAACGGGGACACGCTGGCGAGCGAACTTGGTAAGGTCTTTGGAAAGAAGCCAAGACTCATTACGAACCTCAGGCCCACAAAGCCGGGAGCCAACGGGGCTATTTCCTTTGAGGGAGAGCTCTTTGCGCTCCTTGGTGTCTTTGTGATAGCTCTCTTCGCCCTTCCCTTAACGGCCTACAAGGCCAGAATGCTGTTTGCCGTTGTCATTGGAGGTTTCATTGGCGTAAACCTCGACAGCCTCATAGGTGCGACGCTTGAGAACAGGGAGGTAACAGACAACAACTCGACCAACTTCCTCGCGAGTCTGCTCGGTGGTTTAGCCGGGGCTGGGGTATTCTACCTCCTCGGCGGATGA
- a CDS encoding SPOUT family RNA methylase, with translation MKFLVKTQRDMEAVAGNYIKEAIPEAEVWIAPMGYTGLVLVEADENALEKLLEIPEVERVIPVLVETEADLEKIAKSAEKIAHLIGENETYAVKTKRRGKHDFSSIDVNRVLGARIKELTGADVNLSWPDKVVQVEIIGDRAYISVTPGEEYRKYTPDKIDARKLFRKLTIVQMPYWGDYKACRKFGEKIGRAAQAFEVKELIIAPKEKMDAFELMEFLRGVKAGQESRYKIQREAYPWKVEKVPVSLWDLYQVIRDKRRNKRLLIITDPKGPTLAEVKDKLARDLHYAREVVVFIGSREGIPRGLFRFADYVVDLAPYMTFATEHGIPATLVSLWEVYEEFLRESEEKE, from the coding sequence ATGAAGTTCCTCGTGAAAACCCAGCGAGACATGGAGGCAGTGGCCGGGAACTACATTAAGGAGGCAATTCCGGAAGCAGAGGTCTGGATTGCACCGATGGGCTACACCGGACTCGTTCTGGTTGAAGCCGATGAAAATGCTCTCGAAAAGCTTCTTGAAATCCCCGAGGTCGAGAGGGTAATCCCCGTCCTCGTCGAGACTGAGGCGGACCTCGAAAAGATAGCCAAGAGTGCGGAAAAGATTGCACACCTCATTGGTGAAAACGAGACCTACGCCGTCAAAACAAAGAGGCGCGGAAAGCACGACTTCTCGAGTATAGACGTGAACCGCGTTCTGGGTGCGAGGATAAAGGAACTAACAGGGGCAGACGTTAACCTGAGCTGGCCAGATAAAGTCGTTCAGGTCGAGATAATCGGTGATAGGGCCTATATCTCGGTAACCCCCGGCGAGGAGTACAGGAAGTACACCCCCGACAAGATTGACGCGAGGAAACTCTTCAGGAAACTCACAATCGTCCAGATGCCCTACTGGGGAGACTACAAGGCCTGCAGAAAGTTCGGTGAGAAAATAGGCAGAGCCGCGCAGGCATTTGAGGTCAAAGAGCTCATAATAGCGCCGAAGGAGAAGATGGATGCCTTCGAGCTCATGGAGTTCCTCCGGGGTGTTAAAGCCGGACAGGAGAGCCGTTACAAAATACAGCGCGAGGCCTATCCGTGGAAGGTCGAGAAGGTTCCCGTCTCCCTATGGGACCTCTATCAGGTAATCAGGGACAAGAGGAGGAACAAGAGGCTCCTAATCATTACCGACCCCAAGGGGCCAACGCTGGCGGAGGTCAAAGACAAGCTCGCCAGAGACCTTCACTACGCCAGGGAAGTCGTAGTATTCATAGGCTCTCGCGAGGGCATTCCAAGGGGACTCTTCCGCTTCGCCGACTATGTGGTTGACTTGGCTCCCTACATGACCTTTGCGACCGAGCATGGCATTCCGGCAACGCTGGTTTCTCTCTGGGAGGTCTACGAGGAGTTCCTAAGGGAAAGCGAAGAGAAAGAGTGA
- a CDS encoding aminotransferase class I/II-fold pyridoxal phosphate-dependent enzyme, with protein sequence MLEPMRFSTYHGGAREGGLLDFSASLNPYPPEWLGEMFERAKELSNRYPYYEKLEEDLSELIGEPLTVTAGITEALYLIGTLALHGKKVIIPKHTYGEYERVARIFKTRIVKGPNEPEKLAELVEKDSVVFFCNPNNPDGRFYSVKELKPLLDAVEDSKALLVLDEAFIDFVKDAESPEGENVVKLRTFTKSYGLPGIRVGYVLGFPEAFKSVRMPWGIGSTGVAFLEFLLEDNFEHLRKTIPLIWREKERLEKALRVKSDANFFIKRVGDAGEVVETLKRQGILVRNCGSFGLPEFIRFSVKKYEENVKLIEALQELGV encoded by the coding sequence ATGCTTGAGCCGATGAGGTTTTCAACATACCACGGTGGTGCTCGGGAAGGGGGTCTGCTCGACTTCTCTGCATCGCTCAATCCCTATCCGCCGGAATGGCTTGGGGAGATGTTCGAGCGGGCGAAGGAGCTGAGCAACCGCTACCCCTACTACGAAAAGCTTGAAGAGGATCTTTCGGAGCTAATCGGTGAACCTCTAACTGTAACGGCTGGAATCACCGAGGCGCTTTATTTAATTGGAACTCTTGCGCTCCACGGAAAGAAAGTGATTATCCCGAAACACACCTATGGCGAGTATGAGAGGGTGGCGAGGATTTTTAAGACGAGAATCGTTAAAGGCCCCAACGAGCCTGAGAAGCTGGCCGAGCTGGTTGAGAAGGATTCAGTTGTCTTCTTCTGCAACCCCAACAATCCAGACGGAAGGTTTTACAGCGTTAAGGAACTTAAGCCCCTCCTCGATGCCGTTGAAGATAGTAAGGCCCTTCTCGTTCTTGACGAGGCATTCATAGACTTCGTTAAAGACGCCGAAAGCCCGGAAGGAGAGAACGTCGTGAAGCTCAGGACGTTCACCAAAAGTTACGGTCTACCCGGAATAAGGGTGGGCTACGTTCTCGGCTTTCCAGAGGCTTTCAAAAGCGTCAGAATGCCGTGGGGCATAGGCTCAACGGGAGTTGCCTTCCTTGAGTTTTTGCTTGAGGACAACTTCGAGCACCTAAGAAAGACGATACCCCTAATCTGGCGCGAAAAAGAAAGACTGGAAAAAGCCTTAAGAGTTAAAAGCGACGCCAACTTCTTCATCAAGCGCGTTGGGGACGCGGGAGAAGTTGTAGAAACTCTCAAGAGGCAAGGAATCCTAGTAAGGAACTGTGGGAGCTTTGGACTACCGGAGTTTATCCGCTTCTCGGTAAAAAAGTATGAGGAAAATGTGAAGCTTATTGAGGCTCTTCAAGAGCTGGGAGTGTGA
- the cbiB gene encoding adenosylcobinamide-phosphate synthase CbiB produces MDALVLLLLALLWDILLGEPPAKLHPVVWFGRIARFIDSHYKRRSPVRDFLVGTATALVVLVFALSLSILPSFVTYPLNYALAVYFIKSSFAIRSLHEHIARTVTDDIEEKRKAVSMIVSRDVKGLDVYHLNSASIESLAENLNDSVIAPLFYFLLFGLPGALIYRAVNTLDAMLGYRNERYEYFGKFSARLDDALNFIPARLTVLLYLPLGGRKVFRYYRLARFKINSDKPMAVMSAVLGVWLEKPGFYRFPGKAPENHDIKRALKVYWLVVAEWLVIVSILLATGVCPCLSR; encoded by the coding sequence ATGGACGCTTTAGTCCTCTTACTCTTGGCACTTCTCTGGGACATTCTCCTTGGCGAGCCCCCCGCGAAGCTCCACCCAGTCGTGTGGTTCGGGAGAATAGCTAGATTCATTGATTCCCACTACAAAAGGCGCTCTCCCGTTAGGGACTTCCTAGTGGGAACCGCTACAGCCCTTGTAGTCCTGGTCTTTGCCCTTTCGCTTTCAATTTTGCCTTCCTTTGTCACATATCCCCTCAACTACGCCCTGGCAGTGTATTTTATCAAAAGCTCCTTTGCAATTAGAAGTTTGCACGAGCACATAGCGAGAACGGTAACGGACGACATTGAGGAGAAGAGGAAAGCGGTCTCGATGATAGTCAGCAGGGACGTTAAAGGCCTTGACGTTTACCACTTGAACTCGGCCTCGATAGAAAGTCTCGCCGAGAACTTGAACGACTCCGTAATTGCCCCACTCTTTTACTTCCTCCTCTTCGGCCTGCCGGGGGCGTTAATCTACCGTGCCGTCAACACGCTCGACGCGATGCTTGGTTATAGAAACGAGCGCTATGAATACTTCGGAAAGTTCTCCGCGAGACTTGACGATGCCTTGAACTTCATACCAGCTCGCCTGACGGTTCTCCTCTACCTCCCCCTCGGCGGAAGGAAGGTTTTCCGCTACTACCGTCTGGCGAGGTTCAAGATAAACTCCGATAAGCCTATGGCAGTAATGAGCGCCGTCCTCGGAGTCTGGCTCGAGAAGCCAGGATTTTACCGCTTTCCGGGTAAAGCCCCCGAAAATCATGACATAAAGCGCGCCCTGAAGGTTTACTGGCTTGTCGTTGCCGAATGGTTGGTAATCGTCTCCATACTCCTAGCGACGGGGGTGTGTCCATGCTTGAGCCGATGA
- a CDS encoding uracil-DNA glycosylase family protein encodes MLVKLEELTKSGNLYLNPRNLRTRPSRLKDWRDFLSLDEETYGVYARTIYNPRERFLISNEESEAKGTELSALYCSLLTDPEYFCGEENLMYQLKVGEFEGLPFANGFVGSKVVLVGEAPGRRGCGKTGICFYRDASGMLLRRVLFSLGINPDFLYITNVLKCNPPENRLKGIPAGACELLARELEILKPNVIFAVGRTAEKVLTELGFEAEYLRHPAWYVRRGIREPRKEILEEYFKIREALGEWTL; translated from the coding sequence ATGCTGGTGAAACTTGAGGAGCTGACAAAATCCGGAAACCTCTACCTCAACCCAAGGAACCTCAGGACAAGACCATCTAGACTAAAAGACTGGCGTGACTTCCTTTCCCTTGATGAGGAGACCTACGGTGTTTACGCGAGGACAATCTACAACCCGCGCGAGAGGTTCCTTATAAGCAATGAAGAAAGCGAGGCGAAGGGAACCGAGCTCTCAGCTCTATACTGCTCCCTCCTGACGGACCCGGAGTACTTCTGCGGTGAGGAGAACCTGATGTATCAGCTTAAGGTCGGTGAGTTTGAGGGCTTACCCTTTGCCAACGGTTTTGTAGGTTCAAAGGTCGTCCTCGTCGGCGAAGCCCCCGGAAGGCGCGGATGTGGAAAAACAGGAATATGCTTCTACCGCGATGCCTCTGGAATGCTACTCCGCAGGGTCCTCTTCTCCCTTGGGATAAACCCCGACTTTCTCTACATCACAAACGTCCTAAAGTGCAACCCTCCTGAAAACAGGCTGAAGGGAATTCCAGCCGGAGCATGCGAGCTTTTAGCGAGAGAGCTGGAGATTTTAAAGCCTAATGTTATCTTCGCTGTTGGTAGAACTGCCGAAAAAGTCCTAACTGAACTGGGATTTGAAGCTGAGTATCTGAGGCATCCAGCATGGTACGTCAGGAGGGGCATCAGGGAGCCGAGAAAGGAAATACTTGAGGAATATTTCAAAATCAGGGAGGCTCTTGGTGAATGGACGCTTTAG